One window of the Herbiconiux sp. L3-i23 genome contains the following:
- the kdpA gene encoding potassium-transporting ATPase subunit KdpA, whose amino-acid sequence MPAALIAVLQIATLVGMLALAYRPLGDYLAHTFTTARDLRGERLLYRLVGVDPRSAQSWQVYLRSVLAFSLVGILLVYLLQRLQAVLPYSLGLPPVEESLAFNTAISFVTNTNWQSYSPEPTVGYVVQMAGLAVQNFVSAAVGLAVAVALVRGIGSRSTGTLGNFWVDLVRGTGRVLLPLAGVAAIAFVFGGVVQNFNGFVDVTTLTGGTQSVPGGPAASQEAIKLLGTNGGGFYNANSAHPFENPSGWTNIFSIFLLTVIPFAMPRAFGRMVGDNRQGYAILGAMSVLAIASVSLLIWAETAGAGTAPQAAGAAMEGKETRFGLVASPLFAATTTLTSTGAVNSMHDSYTAFGGAIAMVNMMLGELAPGGVGSGLYGILIIAILAVFIAGLMVGRTPEYLGKKIGTREVKLVGLYILVTPTLVLLGTALSFAIPAVRDDVITVSMANGGLHGFSEVLYAYTSAANNNGSAFAGLTANTPWFNTTLGIAMLLGRFLPIVFVLALAGSFAAAPKIPTTSGTLPTHRPLFVGLLVGTVLIVSALTYLPVLALGPLAEGLL is encoded by the coding sequence CGCGCAGCGCGCAGAGCTGGCAGGTGTACCTGCGCAGCGTCCTCGCCTTCTCACTCGTCGGCATCCTGCTCGTCTACCTGCTGCAGCGCCTGCAGGCGGTGCTCCCCTACTCGCTCGGCCTTCCGCCGGTCGAGGAGTCGCTCGCGTTCAACACCGCGATCTCGTTCGTGACGAACACCAACTGGCAGTCGTACTCCCCCGAGCCGACCGTCGGCTACGTGGTGCAGATGGCGGGCCTCGCGGTGCAGAACTTCGTCTCCGCCGCCGTCGGCCTCGCCGTCGCCGTCGCCCTCGTCCGCGGCATCGGATCGCGCTCGACCGGCACGCTCGGCAACTTCTGGGTCGACCTGGTGCGCGGCACCGGCCGTGTGCTGCTTCCCCTCGCGGGCGTCGCAGCCATCGCGTTCGTCTTCGGGGGCGTCGTGCAGAACTTCAACGGGTTCGTCGACGTGACCACGCTGACCGGCGGGACCCAGTCCGTTCCGGGCGGCCCCGCCGCGTCCCAGGAGGCCATCAAGCTGCTCGGCACCAACGGCGGCGGCTTCTACAACGCGAACTCCGCGCATCCCTTCGAGAACCCGAGCGGCTGGACGAACATCTTCTCGATCTTCCTGCTGACGGTGATCCCGTTCGCGATGCCTCGCGCCTTCGGCCGCATGGTCGGCGACAACCGGCAGGGTTACGCCATCCTCGGCGCCATGTCGGTGCTCGCGATCGCGTCGGTGTCGCTGCTCATCTGGGCCGAGACCGCCGGCGCCGGCACGGCACCACAGGCGGCGGGCGCCGCGATGGAGGGCAAGGAGACCCGCTTCGGCCTCGTCGCCTCACCGCTGTTCGCCGCGACGACCACCCTCACTTCGACCGGCGCCGTGAACTCGATGCATGACAGTTACACCGCGTTCGGCGGCGCGATCGCCATGGTCAACATGATGCTCGGCGAGCTCGCCCCGGGCGGCGTCGGATCGGGTCTCTACGGGATCCTCATCATCGCGATCCTCGCCGTGTTCATCGCGGGCCTCATGGTCGGTCGCACCCCCGAGTACCTCGGCAAGAAGATCGGCACCCGCGAGGTGAAGCTCGTCGGGCTCTACATCCTGGTGACGCCGACCCTCGTGCTGCTCGGCACCGCGCTGAGCTTCGCGATCCCCGCGGTCCGCGACGACGTGATCACTGTCTCGATGGCGAACGGCGGGTTGCACGGCTTCTCCGAAGTGCTCTACGCCTACACCTCGGCGGCCAACAACAACGGGTCCGCCTTCGCCGGCCTCACCGCGAACACGCCCTGGTTCAACACGACCCTCGGCATCGCGATGCTGCTCGGCCGGTTCCTGCCCATCGTCTTCGTCCTCGCGCTCGCCGGCTCGTTCGCCGCCGCGCCGAAGATCCCGACGACCTCCGGCACCCTTCCGACGCACCGACCGCTGTTCGTCGGACTCCTCGTCGGCACCGTGCTGATCGTGTCGGCCCTCACCTATCTCCCCGTTCTCGCGCTGGGTCCCCTGGCGGAAGGGTTGCTGTAA
- the kdpB gene encoding potassium-transporting ATPase subunit KdpB, with the protein MSTVLTPTGPDADRTEHTAPHKAPSAFGLAGLLQALPGALRKLDPRQMVRNPVMFIVEVGAALTTVLAIVQPFLPDDARTDGASLPFVWAITVWLWLTVVFANLAESVAEGRGKAQAASLRQTRTTTQATRVADYDAAADPGAQSARTESVASAELTLGDIVIVTAGELVPGDGEIEWGIASVDESAITGESAPVVRESGGDRSAVTGGTRVLSDRIVVRITSKPGQTFVDRMIALVEGASRQKTPNELALSILLAALSIVFVVVVLTIGGPADYAGAPQSVPVLVALLVCLIPTTIGALLSAIGIAGMDRLVQRNVLAMSGRAVEAAGDVTTLLLDKTGTITYGNRRASEFVPVDGHSIRQLVVASAASSASDPTPEGTSIVTLAEQTGYLTAHEPTGDVVPFTAQTRMSGVDYPDGRMVRKGARSAVLAWLEDDGPLASSLVDELTTVTDRIAQTGGTPLVVAEKSSDGRGSLLGVVHLKDVVKEGLAERFADLRSMGIRTVMITGDNALTAKAIAAEAGVDDYLAEATPEDKLALIRREQEGGNLVAMTGDGTNDAPALAQADVGVAMNTGTSAAKEAGNMVDLDSDPTKLIDIVRIGKQLLITRGSLTTFSIANDVAKYFAIIPAMFSVAIPSLSALNFMQLSTPESAILSAVIFNAIIIVLLIPLALRGTKYRAVPASKLLSRNLLVYGLGGLVAPFIGIKLIDLVVSLLPGF; encoded by the coding sequence ATGTCCACCGTTCTCACCCCCACCGGCCCCGACGCCGACCGGACCGAGCACACGGCGCCGCACAAGGCGCCGAGCGCCTTCGGGCTCGCAGGTCTCCTGCAGGCGCTGCCCGGCGCCCTGCGGAAGCTCGACCCGCGCCAGATGGTGCGCAACCCGGTGATGTTCATCGTCGAGGTCGGCGCCGCGCTCACGACCGTGCTCGCGATCGTGCAGCCGTTCCTGCCCGACGACGCGCGCACGGACGGCGCCTCGCTCCCGTTCGTGTGGGCGATCACCGTCTGGCTGTGGCTCACCGTCGTGTTCGCGAACCTCGCCGAGTCGGTCGCCGAAGGCCGCGGCAAGGCGCAGGCCGCGAGTTTGCGGCAGACCCGCACCACCACGCAGGCGACACGGGTCGCCGACTACGACGCCGCCGCCGACCCGGGCGCGCAGAGCGCCCGCACCGAGAGCGTCGCCTCCGCGGAGCTCACCCTCGGCGACATCGTGATCGTCACCGCCGGCGAACTCGTGCCGGGCGACGGCGAGATCGAATGGGGCATCGCGTCGGTCGACGAGTCGGCCATCACCGGCGAATCAGCGCCCGTGGTCCGCGAGTCGGGCGGCGACCGCAGCGCCGTCACCGGCGGCACCCGGGTGCTGTCCGACCGCATCGTGGTGCGCATCACCAGCAAGCCGGGCCAGACCTTCGTCGACCGGATGATCGCGCTCGTCGAAGGCGCCTCCCGGCAGAAGACCCCGAACGAGCTGGCGCTCAGCATCCTGCTGGCCGCCCTGTCGATCGTCTTCGTCGTCGTCGTGCTCACCATCGGCGGCCCCGCCGACTACGCGGGAGCGCCCCAGAGCGTCCCGGTGCTCGTCGCGCTGCTGGTGTGCCTCATCCCGACGACCATCGGCGCGCTGCTGTCGGCGATCGGCATCGCGGGGATGGACCGGCTCGTGCAGCGCAACGTGCTCGCGATGTCGGGGCGCGCGGTCGAGGCCGCGGGCGACGTGACGACGTTGCTGCTCGACAAGACCGGCACCATCACCTACGGCAACCGCCGCGCGAGCGAGTTCGTGCCGGTCGACGGCCACTCGATCCGTCAGCTCGTCGTCGCCTCGGCGGCGTCGTCGGCGAGCGACCCCACCCCCGAGGGAACCTCGATCGTGACCCTCGCCGAGCAGACCGGCTACCTCACGGCCCACGAGCCGACCGGCGACGTGGTCCCCTTCACCGCGCAGACTCGCATGAGCGGGGTCGACTACCCCGACGGCCGGATGGTGCGCAAGGGCGCCCGGAGCGCGGTGCTCGCGTGGCTCGAGGACGACGGGCCGCTCGCGAGCTCGCTCGTCGACGAGCTGACCACGGTGACCGATCGGATCGCGCAGACCGGCGGCACCCCGCTCGTCGTCGCCGAGAAGTCCTCCGACGGCCGCGGCAGCCTGCTCGGCGTCGTGCACCTCAAGGACGTCGTCAAGGAGGGGCTCGCCGAGCGCTTCGCCGACCTGCGCAGCATGGGCATCCGCACGGTGATGATCACCGGTGACAACGCCCTCACCGCGAAGGCGATCGCCGCGGAGGCCGGCGTCGACGACTATCTCGCCGAGGCGACCCCCGAGGACAAGCTGGCGCTCATCCGCCGCGAGCAGGAGGGCGGCAACCTCGTCGCGATGACGGGCGACGGCACCAACGATGCGCCCGCGCTCGCGCAGGCCGACGTCGGCGTCGCGATGAACACGGGGACCTCGGCCGCGAAGGAGGCCGGCAACATGGTCGACCTCGACTCCGACCCCACGAAGCTCATCGACATCGTGCGGATCGGCAAGCAGCTGCTCATCACCCGTGGGTCGCTGACGACGTTCTCCATCGCGAACGACGTCGCCAAGTACTTCGCGATCATCCCCGCGATGTTCTCGGTCGCGATTCCGAGCCTCTCGGCGCTCAACTTCATGCAGCTGTCGACGCCCGAATCGGCGATCCTCTCGGCGGTGATCTTCAACGCGATCATCATCGTGCTGCTGATCCCCCTCGCCCTCCGCGGTACGAAGTACCGGGCGGTGCCGGCGAGCAAGCTCCTCAGCCGCAACCTGCTGGTATACGGGCTCGGCGGACTCGTGGCCCCCTTCATCGGGATCAAGCTCATCGACCTCGTCGTGAGCCTCCTCCCCGGTTTCTAG
- the kdpC gene encoding potassium-transporting ATPase subunit KdpC, which translates to MATGRGALRQYSVAVRMMLAATVLLGIAYPLAVTGIGQLAASAQANGSMLTDESGNPVGSALLGQSFTDADGAPLPEWFQSRLSAAGDGYDGTSSGGSNQGPESEDLVAAIDERRAAIAEFEGVDPAEVPADALTASASGLDPHISPDYALLQVDRVAAARGLDADAVEDLVRSMIQPGDLGYLGDPTVNVLRLNLALQQMG; encoded by the coding sequence ATGGCTACAGGCCGCGGCGCACTGCGCCAGTACTCGGTGGCAGTGCGGATGATGCTCGCCGCCACCGTCCTCCTCGGCATCGCCTACCCGCTCGCGGTGACCGGCATCGGCCAGCTCGCCGCGTCCGCCCAGGCGAACGGCTCGATGCTCACCGACGAATCGGGGAATCCGGTCGGATCGGCGCTCCTCGGTCAGTCGTTCACCGACGCCGACGGGGCTCCCCTGCCCGAGTGGTTCCAGTCGCGGCTCTCCGCCGCCGGCGACGGCTACGACGGGACGTCCTCGGGCGGATCGAACCAGGGTCCCGAGAGCGAGGACCTCGTCGCCGCGATCGACGAGCGCCGCGCAGCGATCGCCGAGTTCGAGGGCGTCGACCCCGCCGAGGTGCCGGCCGACGCCCTCACCGCGTCCGCCTCGGGACTCGACCCGCACATCAGCCCCGACTACGCGCTGCTGCAGGTCGACCGGGTCGCCGCGGCCCGCGGCCTCGACGCCGACGCGGTGGAAGACCTCGTCAGGTCTATGATTCAGCCGGGCGACCTCGGCTATCTCGGGGATCCGACGGTGAACGTGCTGCGACTGAACCTCGCCCTGCAGCAGATGGGCTGA
- a CDS encoding DUF4118 domain-containing protein, with the protein MARGRLRVFLGAAPGVGKTYAMLEEGHRLRAAGRDVVVAIVETHDRAATAALVDGLETVPRRRVAHRGMELDEMDVDAVLRRAPDLALVDELAHTNAPGAENAKRWQDVELLLAAGIDVLSTVNVQHIESLGDVVREITGVAQRETIPDAVLRSADQVEVVDLAPQALRDRLADGKVYPAVRIDAALSNYFRLGNLTALRELALLWLADEVDVALQQYRAEHGIQGKWEARERIVVTLTGGPEGETLIRRGARIAARSSGGQLFAVHISSPDGLAQGDPAVLGAQRALVESFGGSYHQVVGEQIPTTLVEFARGVNATQLVIGSSRRSRLAALLTGPGIGASVVRMAGDIDVHIVTHSEAGRRALPRVGGALGWRRRSAGFVLTALGLPAVTALLVAFRSEESIASDVLVFQLFVVVVALIGGIWPALVAALAAGALLDFFFVFPLYTVAIDDPLHLLALVIFLLVAALVSLVVDRAARQTRAARRSAAEAETLATVAGSVLGGQDALDALVTRLRESLGMTSVLLRENGDVVYASTDGSSAREDDHETSSPVGPSASLDLRGRSLPSADRRLLGAFLSQIESALTQRRLTAEAERMRPLADADRVRTALLLAVGHDLRRPLAAATAAVTSLRSKEVDWNPADRSELLDTAAESLGSLANLVTDILDVSRLQTGAFALSLRSTDLDDVVSAALDELGVGPGDVALDMGVDVPDADADAALLQRVVVNLLGNALRYSPDGAAPSIGVSEFGGRVQLRVVDHGPGIPVERRDEVFLPFQRQGDIDNATGLGLGLALSRGFVEGMGGTIEAEDTPGGGLTMVVSLPVASATTATIAGEVR; encoded by the coding sequence ATGGCGAGAGGCAGACTGCGCGTCTTCCTGGGGGCGGCGCCGGGGGTCGGCAAGACCTACGCGATGCTCGAGGAAGGGCACCGTCTGCGCGCCGCCGGACGCGATGTGGTCGTCGCGATCGTGGAGACCCACGATCGCGCGGCCACTGCCGCATTGGTGGACGGGCTCGAGACCGTTCCCCGCCGTCGCGTCGCGCACCGCGGGATGGAGCTCGACGAGATGGACGTGGATGCGGTGCTCCGCCGTGCGCCGGACCTCGCCCTCGTCGACGAACTCGCGCACACCAACGCCCCCGGCGCCGAGAACGCGAAGCGCTGGCAGGACGTCGAACTGCTACTCGCCGCCGGGATCGACGTGCTCTCGACGGTGAACGTGCAGCACATCGAGTCGCTCGGCGACGTGGTCCGCGAGATCACCGGCGTCGCCCAGCGCGAGACGATCCCCGACGCGGTACTGCGCAGCGCCGACCAGGTCGAGGTCGTCGACCTCGCACCGCAGGCTCTCCGCGACCGCCTCGCCGACGGCAAGGTGTATCCGGCCGTCCGCATCGACGCCGCCCTCTCGAACTACTTCCGCCTCGGCAACTTGACCGCCCTCCGCGAGCTGGCACTCCTCTGGCTCGCCGACGAGGTCGATGTCGCGCTGCAGCAGTACCGCGCCGAGCACGGCATCCAGGGCAAGTGGGAGGCGCGCGAACGCATCGTCGTCACGCTGACCGGCGGGCCCGAGGGCGAGACGTTGATCCGCCGCGGTGCGAGGATCGCCGCGCGATCGAGCGGCGGCCAGCTCTTCGCCGTGCACATCAGCAGCCCCGACGGGCTCGCGCAGGGCGATCCGGCGGTGCTCGGCGCCCAGCGCGCCCTGGTCGAGAGCTTCGGCGGCAGCTACCACCAGGTGGTGGGCGAACAGATCCCGACCACACTCGTCGAGTTCGCTCGCGGGGTGAACGCCACCCAGTTGGTCATCGGATCGAGCCGTCGAAGCCGACTCGCCGCCCTGCTCACCGGCCCCGGCATCGGGGCGAGCGTGGTGCGGATGGCGGGCGACATCGACGTGCACATCGTCACGCACTCCGAAGCGGGCAGACGTGCGCTGCCGCGCGTCGGAGGCGCGCTCGGCTGGCGCCGCCGCAGCGCGGGCTTCGTGCTGACCGCTCTGGGACTCCCCGCCGTCACCGCGCTGCTCGTCGCGTTCCGGTCGGAGGAGAGCATCGCGAGCGACGTGCTCGTCTTCCAACTGTTCGTCGTCGTCGTGGCGCTGATCGGCGGCATCTGGCCGGCCCTCGTCGCCGCTCTCGCCGCCGGCGCCCTGCTCGACTTCTTCTTCGTCTTCCCGCTCTACACGGTCGCGATCGACGACCCGTTGCACCTGCTCGCCCTCGTCATCTTCCTCCTGGTCGCCGCGCTGGTGAGCCTCGTCGTCGATCGAGCCGCCCGGCAGACTCGCGCGGCGCGTCGATCGGCGGCCGAGGCCGAGACCCTCGCGACCGTCGCAGGCAGCGTGCTCGGCGGCCAGGATGCGCTCGACGCGCTCGTCACCCGCCTGCGCGAGTCGCTCGGCATGACGAGCGTGCTGCTGCGCGAGAACGGCGACGTCGTCTACGCGTCGACGGACGGATCGAGTGCTCGCGAGGACGACCACGAGACGTCGTCTCCGGTGGGTCCCTCGGCATCGCTCGACCTGCGGGGACGGTCGCTGCCGAGCGCCGACCGACGCCTTCTCGGCGCGTTCCTGTCGCAGATCGAATCGGCGCTCACCCAGCGCCGGCTCACCGCCGAAGCGGAACGGATGCGTCCTCTCGCCGACGCCGACCGGGTGCGGACCGCCCTGCTGCTCGCGGTCGGGCACGACCTCCGGCGTCCGCTCGCGGCCGCGACGGCCGCGGTGACCAGCCTGCGCTCGAAGGAGGTCGATTGGAATCCCGCCGACCGGTCTGAGCTGCTCGACACCGCCGCCGAGAGCCTCGGCTCGCTCGCGAACCTCGTCACCGACATCCTCGACGTCAGCCGCCTGCAGACCGGGGCCTTCGCGCTGTCGCTGCGGTCGACCGATCTCGACGACGTCGTCTCCGCGGCGCTCGACGAGCTCGGAGTCGGCCCGGGAGACGTCGCTCTCGACATGGGGGTCGACGTACCCGACGCCGACGCCGACGCGGCACTGCTGCAGCGGGTCGTCGTGAACCTCCTCGGCAACGCCCTGCGCTACTCCCCCGACGGCGCGGCACCGAGCATCGGAGTCAGCGAGTTCGGCGGGCGGGTTCAGCTGCGGGTCGTCGATCACGGCCCCGGTATCCCCGTCGAGCGACGCGACGAGGTCTTCCTGCCATTCCAACGGCAGGGCGACATCGACAACGCCACCGGACTCGGTCTCGGCCTGGCTCTCTCGCGCGGGTTCGTCGAGGGCATGGGTGGCACGATCGAGGCCGAAGACACTCCGGGCGGCGGGCTCACCATGGTCGTGTCGCTGCCGGTGGCGTCCGCCACGACGGCGACGATTGCAGGAGAGGTGCGATGA
- a CDS encoding response regulator, which yields MKILVADDDPQMVRALRITLAAHGHDVITAADGREAITTAVAAHPDLVLLDLGMPGLSGLEVIEAIRGWSTLPILVISGRTDSADKVDALDAGADDYVTKPFAADELLARVRALARRTPNAADEPTVAFGDVVVDLANRQVTRDGAVVRLTPTEWKILDVLVRNPGRLVTRERLLTEVWGPQYTSDTGYLRLYLAQLRKKLERDSSHPEHLLTEQGMGYRFSPDTSSAAPEQPDTTS from the coding sequence ATGAAGATCCTCGTCGCCGACGACGACCCGCAGATGGTGCGCGCGCTGCGGATCACCCTCGCTGCGCATGGGCACGACGTGATCACCGCCGCCGACGGACGCGAGGCGATCACCACCGCGGTCGCCGCTCACCCCGACCTGGTGCTGCTCGACCTCGGCATGCCCGGCCTCAGCGGCCTCGAGGTCATCGAGGCGATTCGAGGCTGGAGCACCCTGCCGATCCTGGTGATCTCGGGACGCACCGACTCGGCGGACAAGGTCGACGCGCTCGACGCGGGCGCCGACGACTACGTCACCAAGCCGTTCGCCGCCGACGAGCTGCTGGCGAGAGTCCGTGCCCTCGCCCGTCGCACCCCGAACGCCGCCGACGAGCCGACCGTCGCGTTCGGCGACGTCGTCGTCGATCTCGCCAACCGGCAGGTGACCCGCGACGGCGCCGTGGTGCGTCTCACACCCACCGAGTGGAAGATCCTCGACGTCCTCGTGCGCAACCCCGGACGCCTGGTCACCCGGGAGCGGCTGCTCACCGAGGTGTGGGGGCCGCAGTACACGAGCGACACCGGATATCTCCGCCTCTACCTCGCCCAGCTGCGCAAGAAGCTCGAGCGCGATTCCTCGCATCCCGAACATCTGCTCACCGAGCAGGGCATGGGCTACCGCTTCTCTCCCGACACCTCCAGCGCGGCCCCGGAGCAGCCGGACACGACGTCCTGA
- a CDS encoding SLC13 family permease, with protein MRSLLVGAALLVVGLLAVLTGVLPTSDALELVERVWPILLFVVAITVVTELAADAGLFRAVAERLARWGRRRTLVLWLLIIVLATASTVFLSLDTTAVLLTPVVVVLARHIGVSPIPFALTTVWLANTGSLLLPVSNLTNLLAQHELDGVDPATFASVTAVPALVAVVVPLVIVFVVYRRDLVGTYEPETAEPAADRILLTISGIVIVLLVPALVSGVEVWLPATIAAVVLLAVFAVRRPAVVRPNLVPWSLLVMASGLFLVVEAGHALGLADLLGRVIGSGDDLGSLLGVAGAGALGANVANNLPAYLALEPIAGSPERLVALLIGVNAGPLITPWASLATLLWHERLKAEGVEISWPRYALLGLVAAPLTVGLAVVAFALTR; from the coding sequence GTGCGTTCTCTCCTGGTCGGTGCCGCCCTCCTCGTGGTCGGGCTGCTCGCCGTCCTGACCGGCGTGCTGCCGACGTCCGACGCGCTCGAACTGGTCGAGCGGGTCTGGCCCATCCTCCTGTTCGTCGTGGCGATCACGGTCGTGACCGAGCTCGCGGCCGATGCAGGCCTCTTCCGAGCCGTCGCCGAGCGGCTCGCCCGGTGGGGCCGCAGGCGGACGCTCGTGCTGTGGCTACTCATCATCGTGCTCGCCACGGCGTCGACCGTCTTCCTCTCGCTCGATACGACCGCCGTGCTGCTCACCCCGGTCGTCGTGGTGCTGGCGCGCCACATCGGGGTCTCGCCCATCCCGTTCGCGCTCACGACCGTGTGGCTCGCGAACACCGGGTCGCTGCTGCTGCCGGTGTCGAACCTCACCAATCTGCTCGCCCAGCACGAGCTCGACGGCGTCGACCCCGCCACGTTCGCCAGCGTCACCGCGGTGCCCGCGCTGGTGGCCGTCGTCGTGCCCCTCGTCATCGTCTTCGTCGTCTACCGCCGCGATCTCGTCGGAACATACGAGCCCGAGACCGCGGAACCCGCGGCAGACCGGATTCTGCTCACGATCAGCGGGATCGTCATCGTCCTGCTCGTGCCGGCGCTGGTGTCGGGAGTCGAGGTGTGGCTGCCCGCGACGATCGCAGCCGTGGTGCTGCTCGCCGTGTTCGCGGTGCGCCGTCCCGCCGTCGTGCGTCCGAACCTCGTGCCGTGGTCGCTTCTCGTGATGGCGTCCGGGCTGTTCCTCGTCGTCGAAGCGGGTCACGCGCTGGGCCTCGCCGACCTGCTCGGACGGGTCATCGGATCCGGGGACGACCTCGGCTCGCTCCTCGGCGTCGCCGGGGCGGGCGCTCTGGGAGCGAACGTCGCCAACAACCTGCCCGCCTATCTGGCGCTCGAACCGATCGCGGGCAGCCCCGAACGGCTCGTCGCTCTGCTCATCGGGGTGAACGCGGGGCCGCTCATCACGCCGTGGGCCTCGCTCGCGACGCTGCTCTGGCACGAACGGCTGAAGGCGGAGGGCGTCGAGATCTCGTGGCCGCGATACGCGCTGCTGGGGCTCGTCGCCGCGCCGCTCACCGTCGGGCTCGCCGTCGTCGCGTTCGCTCTCACCCGCTGA
- a CDS encoding zinc ribbon domain-containing protein yields MTVRALPEDQKQLLQLQAYDNRAAQLANSRRTLPQLAELSARSAEADALRRRAIEARGVLEDARAELKRVESDVAVVDARIVRDTTRLQSVTNAKDAQGLEHELASLAGRKSDLEDIELAVMERVEAAEAEFASIEAEQASLAQIVATLETGRDEAFSAIDTESAALTEKRLDLVALLPADLVELYERQRARYGIGAALLRRGVSEGSNVALTGSDLAAIRAAAPDEVVLDPESGCILVRTDESGLDPKPRQDD; encoded by the coding sequence GTGACCGTGCGCGCCCTTCCCGAAGACCAGAAGCAACTCCTCCAGCTGCAGGCGTACGACAACCGGGCGGCGCAGCTGGCGAACTCGAGGCGGACGCTCCCGCAGCTCGCGGAGCTCAGCGCCCGCTCCGCGGAAGCCGACGCGCTGCGTCGTCGCGCGATCGAGGCGCGGGGCGTTCTCGAGGATGCGCGCGCGGAGCTGAAGCGCGTCGAATCGGACGTCGCCGTGGTCGACGCGCGCATCGTGCGCGACACCACCCGACTGCAGAGCGTCACCAACGCGAAGGACGCGCAGGGGCTCGAGCACGAGCTCGCCTCGCTGGCCGGCCGTAAGAGCGACCTCGAGGACATCGAGCTGGCGGTGATGGAGCGGGTCGAGGCGGCCGAAGCGGAGTTCGCGTCGATCGAAGCCGAGCAGGCGTCGCTCGCGCAGATCGTCGCAACCCTCGAGACGGGACGCGATGAGGCGTTCTCCGCGATCGACACCGAGTCCGCGGCGCTGACCGAGAAGCGCCTCGACCTCGTCGCGCTGCTGCCCGCCGACCTCGTCGAGTTGTACGAACGTCAGCGTGCCCGGTACGGCATCGGTGCGGCGCTGTTGCGTCGCGGCGTCTCCGAGGGCAGCAACGTGGCCCTCACCGGATCCGATCTGGCCGCGATCCGCGCCGCCGCTCCCGACGAGGTCGTCCTCGATCCCGAGAGCGGCTGCATCCTGGTCCGCACCGACGAGTCGGGCCTCGACCCCAAGCCCCGCCAAGACGACTGA